The segment TTTCGGCCATTTTCTGCTTAACAATATCCGCACCGATGGTGGCTGCCAGATGATTGGCCTGTCCGGTCAGATCGGCGCTGGCGTGGTAATCGACCCCGTCTTTCTTGAAGTCATTATTACGCAGATAGGCCCACAGCACCGTCACCATGCCCAGCTCGTGAGCACGCTCAAAGGCCGCTGAAATCTCCTCCAGCTGGCGGCGCGACTGCTCAGAACCAAAATAGATGGTTGCTCCCACGGCAACGGCGCCCAAATTAAAGGCCTGATCCACACTGGCGTAGAGCGTCTGATCGTACTGGGTGGGATAGCTTAAGGTTTCGTTATGGTTAAGTTTCACCATAAAGGGAATACGGTGTGCATAGCGTCGCGAAACGGAGGCCAGCACGCCATAGGTTGAGGCCACGCAGTTGCAGCCTGCTTCAATGGCCAGTTCAACAATATTTTTCGGATCAAAATAGAGTGGATTGGCGGCAAATGAGGCACCAGCCGAATGCTCCACTCCCTGATCCACCGGCAGGATCGAGAGATAGCCGGTTCCGGCCAGACGGCCGGTATTGTAGAGCGTTTGCATATTGCGCAGAACGGCAGGAGAACGATTGTTATCAATCATCACGCGATCAACATAATCCGCGCCCGGCAGGTAAAGACTCTCCGCGGGAATAGTCATACAGCGGTGCTGTAACAGAGAGTCCGCTTCTTTACCCAGTAACTGTGCAATATCCAACATGTTAGCTCCTGATCGATCGTGTGGAAGGGCGAACGGCTTTCGCCCTCTGTGTGGATTTCATACACCCACCATCCTGGACCCTTTCAGTCTGCTAATGCAAATTGCTGACTCCATTTTTCAGAACGATCCCAGTACTCATAAATTGCCACTCCCTACCACCAGCGATAAAAGTGGTGTACCGGGCCTGCGCCGTGGCCGACTTCCAGCGTATCGGCCTGCTCCAGCGCGCCCTGAAGCCACTGCCGCGCCTCC is part of the Erwinia sp. HDF1-3R genome and harbors:
- the fbaB gene encoding class I fructose-bisphosphate aldolase codes for the protein MLDIAQLLGKEADSLLQHRCMTIPAESLYLPGADYVDRVMIDNNRSPAVLRNMQTLYNTGRLAGTGYLSILPVDQGVEHSAGASFAANPLYFDPKNIVELAIEAGCNCVASTYGVLASVSRRYAHRIPFMVKLNHNETLSYPTQYDQTLYASVDQAFNLGAVAVGATIYFGSEQSRRQLEEISAAFERAHELGMVTVLWAYLRNNDFKKDGVDYHASADLTGQANHLAATIGADIVKQKMAENNGGYNAVKFGSTDERVYSKLTSDNPIDLVRYQLANCYMGRAGLINSGGASAGETDTAESVRTAVINKRAGGMGLILGRKAFKKSMKDGVALINAVQDVYLAKDITIA